The Acinetobacter sp. GSS19 genome includes a region encoding these proteins:
- a CDS encoding YheV family putative zinc ribbon protein: MKRRFIAGVKCPKCEALDRVVMLTSADDEWIECIECGYSENRPTHVEQPEIPAEPDEIGVIQFKPRRSE, encoded by the coding sequence ATTAAACGTCGTTTTATTGCAGGTGTGAAGTGTCCAAAATGTGAAGCTTTGGACCGTGTTGTCATGCTGACCTCTGCTGATGACGAGTGGATTGAATGTATAGAATGTGGTTACAGCGAGAACCGGCCAACCCATGTGGAACAGCCGGAAATTCCTGCTGAACCCGATGAAATTGGGGTTATACAGTTCAAGCCTCGTCGTTCCGAATAA
- a CDS encoding FAD assembly factor SdhE, whose protein sequence is MSEEMSLEERKVIYRARRGLKEIDVYFDPYVKQYYLQADPAEKALFAELVAQEDPDLLDWFMEVTEPPRPELKTFIAKLKNYIHG, encoded by the coding sequence ATGTCAGAAGAAATGAGCTTGGAAGAGCGTAAAGTGATTTATCGTGCACGTCGTGGTTTGAAAGAAATCGATGTGTATTTTGATCCTTATGTGAAACAGTATTATTTGCAAGCTGATCCTGCTGAAAAAGCCTTATTTGCTGAATTGGTTGCTCAAGAGGATCCGGATTTGCTGGACTGGTTTATGGAAGTCACCGAACCACCACGCCCAGAGCTTAAAACGTTTATCGCGAAGCTTAAAAATTACATTCATGGCTAA